Proteins from one Bos taurus isolate L1 Dominette 01449 registration number 42190680 breed Hereford chromosome 7, ARS-UCD2.0, whole genome shotgun sequence genomic window:
- the LOC615271 gene encoding LOW QUALITY PROTEIN: heterogeneous nuclear ribonucleoprotein A3-like (The sequence of the model RefSeq protein was modified relative to this genomic sequence to represent the inferred CDS: inserted 1 base in 1 codon): MEVKPPPGHPQPNSGHRRHRCWGEEGHDPKEPEQLRKLFIGGLSFETTDDSLREHFEKCGTLTDCVVMRDPQTKRSRGFGFVTYSFVEEVDAAMCARPHEADGRVVEPTRTVSREDSVKPGAHLTVKKIFVGGIKEDTEEYNLRDYYEKYGKIETIEVMEDRQSGKKRGFAFVTFDDHDTVDKIVIQKYHTINGHNCEVKKALSKQEMQSAGSQRDRGGGSGNFVGRGGNFGGGGGNFGRGGNFGGRGGYGGGGGGSRGSYGGGDGGYNGFGGDGGNYGGGPGYSSRGGYGAGGPGGYGNQGGGHGGGGGGYDGYNEGGNFGGNYGGGGNYNDFGNYSGQQQSNYGPMKXGSFGGRSSGRPYGGGYGSGRGSGGYGSRRF, encoded by the exons ATGGAGGTAAAACCGCCGCCCGGTCACCCCCAGCCCAACTCTGGCCATCGCCGCCACCGCTGCTGGGGGGAGGAGGGTCATGATCCCAAGGAACCAGAGCAGTTGAGAAAGCTGTTTATTGGTGGTCTGAGCTTTGAAACTACAGATGATAGCCTAAGAGAACATTTTGAGAAATGTGGCACACTTACAGATTGTGTGGTGATGAGAGACCCCCAAACAAAACGTTCCAGGGGCTTTGGTTTTGTGACTTACTCTTTTGTTGAAGAAGTGGATGCAGCAATGTGTGCTCGACCGCACGAGGCTGATGGGCGTGTAGTGGAACCAACGAGAACCGTTTCTAGAGAGGATTCTGTAAAGCCTGGTGCCCATCTAACAGTGAAGAAAATTTTTGTTGGTGGTATTAAAGAAGATACAGAAGAATATAATTTGAGAGACTACTATGAAAAGTATGGCAAGATTGAAACCATAGAAGTTATGGAAGACAGGCAGAGTGGGAAAAAGAGAGGATTTGCTTTTGTAACTTTTGATGATCATGATACAGTTGATAAAATTGTTATTCAGAAATACCACACTATTAATGGGCATAATTGTGAAGTGAAAAAGGCCCTTTCTAAACAAGAGATGCAATCTGCTGGATCACAAAGAGATCGTGGAGGTGGATCTGGCAACTTTGTGGGTCGTGGAGGAAACTTTGGAGGTGGTGGGGGTAACTTCGGCCGTGGTGGAAACTTTGGTGGAAGAGGAGGCTATGGTGGCGGAGGTGGTGGCAGCAGAGGGAGCtatggaggaggagatggtggaTATAATGGATTTGGAGGGGATGGTGGCAACTATGGCGGTGGTCCTGGTTATAGTAGTAGAGGAGGTTACGGTGCTGGTGGACCAGGAGGATATGGAAACCAAGGTGGTGGACATGGTGGCGGTGGTGGAGGATATGATGGTTACAATGAAGGAGGAAATTTTGGAGGTAACTATGGTGGTGGTGGAAACTATAATGATTTTGGAAATTATAGTGGACAACAGCAGTCAAATTATGGACCCATGA GGGGTAGTTTTGGCGGAAGAAGCTCGGGTCGTCCCTATGGTGGTGGTTATGGATCTGGTCGTGGAAGTGGTGGATATGGTAGCAGAAGGTTCTAA